Proteins co-encoded in one Arachis stenosperma cultivar V10309 chromosome 7, arast.V10309.gnm1.PFL2, whole genome shotgun sequence genomic window:
- the LOC130942263 gene encoding receptor-like protein 9DC3, giving the protein MGYLMLLVLRVVLCVHMFMMFHFACLSSHLCHSQDSSALLHFKTQFIFNTSFFEYSYAYEYEHDCPHVYPKMNTWENGTDCCSWMGVTCHSVSGHVIGLDLSCGALAGNMNPNSTLFHLTHLQTLNLAFNSFHFSPLSSQFSKLVSLTHLNLSNCQFIGEIPSQISHLSKLQSLDLSSNYNLMWKETTWKRMLQNATALREIVLDYTDMSSTSLTPNPLSNWSFPFSLVTLSLIDTEIRGYLTSHILCLPNLYELQLYENENIQVHVPKLNCSTSLSILDLSSCQFSGSQIPYSFSNLTQLTSLYLSENGFSGSIPSLLSNLPHLTHLDLSENAFTGSFPSFLSNLHHLVYLDLSGNKLSGQIPNVFDRLTNLQTLSLLHNNFQGKLPSSLFALTQLSSLDCSNNEIEGPLPDKVAFLNLTQLLLKDNLLNGTIPQWALSLKSLRYLDLSYNRFRGHISEITSYSLKFLDLCNNELQGNFPESIFHLVNLTHLCLSSDNWSGIVHFSIFSKLQNLEYLFLSGCSSLWLKSETSVNHTFSNLYALQLVSSNITGWLEFSGNFPKLDSLELYNNSLQGKVPEWIHDINLSHNKFTGTFPQCLANISSLRDLDLQMNKLHGTLPDFTFQYLTALNLNGNQFEGLLPKSLSKCSSLVDLNLGNNQFVDTFPNSLHNLSNLEILDLRGNKLYGQIANLKSENIFPSLMIYDISCNNFSGSLPKAYIQNFRAMKIVHDDVRSHMSYIQTHWSISGGTTEEYDNSMIATIKSVSLTFTKIPNAFAIIDLSENKFEGEIPDDFGELGALIGLNLSHNSLIGPIPGSLGNLTKLESLDLSSNMLTGDIPTELVNLNFLEVLNLSQNKLVGPIPKGKQFDTFSNDSYEENMGLCGLPLSIQCNNNVPLPQYPSSEAEDKFGFGWKPVAIGYACGMVLGIGLGYCVFSIGKPEWLVVLFGGKRTKRRSRGNRRRARTTLFQLFVVM; this is encoded by the exons ATGGGGTATTTGATGTTGTTGGTTCTTAGAGTGGTGTTGTGTGTTCATATGTTTATGATGTTCCATTTTGCATGTTTGTCTTCCCATCTATGCCATTCTCAAGACAGCTCTGCCTTGCTTCACTTTAAGACCCAATTCATTTTTAACACTTCCTTTTTTGAATATTCTTATGCGTATGAATATGAGCATGACTGCCCTCATGTTTATCCAAAGATGAATACGTGGGAGAATGGGACAGATTGCTGCTCATGGATGGGTGTCACGTGCCACTCTGTGTCTGGCCACGTGATTGGCCTTGATCTCAGTTGTGGTGCACTTGCAGGTAATATGAATCCCAATAGCACTCTTTTTCATCTTACTCATCTCCAAACACTCAACCTTGCTTTCAATTCTTTCCATTTTTCTCCATTGTCATCTCAGTTTAGTAAGCTTGTGAGTCTCACACACTTGAATTTATCTAATTGTCAATTCATAGGTGAAATTCCTTCCCAAATCTCACACCTTTCCAAATTACAATCACTTGATCTCTCTTCGAATTATAATTTGATGTGGAAAGAAACTACTTGGAAAAGAATGTTGCAAAACGCAACAGCTTTACGTGAGATTGTATTGGATTATACAGACATGTCTTCCACTAGCTTAACACCAAACCCTTTGTCCAATTGgtctttccctttctctttgGTTACTCTTAGTCTTATTGATACTGAAATAAGGGGATACTTGACTAGTCACATTCTATGTTTACCCAATCTTTATGAGCTCCAGCTATACGAAAATGAAAACATTCAAGTCCATGTTCCAAAGTTGAATTGCAGTACTTCTCTTAGTATTTTGGATCTTTCATCGTGTCAATTCTCAGGATCACAAATCCCTTATTCCTTTTCTAACCTCACACAGCTAACTTCTTTGTACTTGTCTGAAAATGGATTCAGTGGTTCAATCCCATCATTGCTCTCAAACCTTCCGCATCTCACTCACTTGGACCTTTCAGAGAATGCATTCACTGGTTCGTTCCCATCATTTCTTTCAAACCTTCATCATCTTGTTTACTTGGATCTTTCAGGGAATAAGCTTAGTGGTCAAATTCCAAATGTGTTTGATAGGCTAACCAACTTGCaaactctctctcttcttcataATAATTTCCAAGGAAAGTTGCCATCCTCATTATTTGCCTTAACTCAACTCTCTTCCTTGGATTGTTCTAATaatgaaattgagggaccaCTACCTGACAAAGTAGCCTTTTTAAATCTCACTCAATTACTCTTAAAAGACAACTTATTAAATGGGACAATTCCTCAGTGGGCCTTATCCCTCAAGTCTTTGAGATACTTAGATCTATCATATAACAGATTCAGAGGGCACATAAGTGAAATCACATCTTATTCCTTGAAGTTTTTAGACTTGTGCAACAATGAGCTCCAAGGAAACTTTCCAGAATCCATTTTCCATCTTGTCAACCTTACTCATTTGTGCTTGTCTTCAGACAACTGGAGCGGTATTGTCCACTTCTCAATCTTTTCTAAGCTTCAAAACTTGGAGTATCTTTTCCTTTCAGGTTGTAGCTCATTATGGCTAAAATCTGAAACAAGTGTTAATCACACTTTCTCCAATTTGTACGCACTGCagttggtttctagcaacattACTGGTTGGTTGGAATTCTCAGGAAACTTTCCAAAGTTAGATTCTCTTGAATTGTACAACAATAGTCTTCAGGGAAAAGTGCCAGAATGGATACATG ATATCAACTTGTCCCACAACAAATTCACAGGAACATTTCCACAGTGCCTTGCCAATATCTCATCCCTTCGGGATTTGGATCTACAAATGAACAAACTTCATGGGACTTTGCCGGATTTTACCTTTCAGTATCTTACTGCACTAAATCTCAATGGCAACCAGTTCGAAGGTCTATTACCGAAATCATTGTCCAAATGCTCAAGTCTTGTGGATTTGAATCTCGGTAATAATCAATTTGTGGACACATTTCCCAATTCGCTTCACAATTTATCAAATTTGGAAATACTGGACTTACGAGGCAATAAGTTGTACGGTCAGATTGCAAATTTGAAATCTGAAAACATATTTCCAAGTTTGATGATTTATGACATATCATGCAATAACTTTAGCGGCTCATTACCAAAAGCATACATACAAAATTTTCGAGCCATGAAGATTGTTCATGATGATGTGCGAAGCCATATGTCTTATATTCAAACACATTGGTCTATTAGTGGCGGCACAACAGAAGAATATGACAATTCTATGATTGCAACAATTAAAAGTGTCAGTCTTACTTTTACGAAAATTCCAAATGCCTTTGCAATTATCGATTTGTCAGAAAACAAATTTGAAGGAGAGATTCCAGATGATTTTGGAGAACTTGGGGCCCTCATAGGACTCAACCTTTCACATAACAGTCTCATTGGTCCTATTCCCGGCTCTTTGGGAAATTTGACAAAACTGGAATCATTGGATCTCTCTTCAAATATGCTTACTGGGGATATTCCTACTGAATTGGTAAATCTGAACTTTCTTGAAGTCTTGAATCTTTCCCAAAACAAGTTGGTGGGACCAATACCCAAAGGAAAACAGTTTGATACATTTTCAAATGATTCCTATGAGGAAAACATGGGGCTTTGTGGATTGCCATTGTCAATTCAATGCAACAACAATGTCCCTTTGCCACAATATCCATCTTCTGAGGCTGAAGACAAATTTGGATTTGGTTGGAAACCAGTGGCAATAGGATATGCATGTGGAATGGTGCTTGGAATAGGATTGGGATATTGTGTTTTCTCAATTGGAAAGCCTGAATGGCTAGTGGTCCTCTTTGGAGGTAAAAGGACTAAAAGGAGGAGCCGTGGAAACCGCCGGCGTGCAAGAACAACTCTGTTTCAGCTTTTTGTTGTAATGTAA
- the LOC130941848 gene encoding receptor like protein 22-like has translation MSHLSKLQSLDLSSKYGLMWQETTWKRFLQNTTCLREIVLDETDMSSIGPTPNPLSLIANLSSTLVTLSLVDTQIKGSLTNDILCLPNLQHLFLKGNELSVHLSELSCTTSLSIMDLSECGIQGPISSSFSNLTRLTSLNLMGNQLNGSIPSSLLNLHHLTHLDLSWNAFTGSFPSFLSNHHHLVYLDLSENDLSGQIPNVFDRLTNLQFLRLSDNNFQRKLPSSLFALTQLSSFDCSHNQIEGPLPDKVAFLNLTDLILSDNLLNGTIPQWALSLKSLRYLDLSNNTFKGHISEITSYSLELLDLCNNELHGNFPESIFHLVNLTHLCLSSDNWSSIVHFPLFSKLQNLEYLYLSGCSSLLLKFETSVNHTFSNLWALQLLSSNITGWSEFSGNFPNLHYLELSSNSLQGKVPEWIHGMDSLIYLNLSHNNVTLMDHFPWYQLEYLDLSFNSMADDISSFFCNATFLEIINLSHNKFTGTFPRCLANSSSLGDLDLQMNKLHGILPDTFQQLDGLNLNGNQFEGLLPKSLSKCSKLVDLDLGNNQFEDTFPNWLQNISKLEILVLRGNKLYGHIVNLKSENIFPNLIIFDISSNNFSGSLPKAYIQNFRAMKIVDDVQSPFSYINTDWIRSGDKDEAYDISMVATIKRVSLTFTKIPNAFAMIDLSENKFEGEIPDVIGELHRLKSLNLSYNNLIGPIPPSLGNLTNLESLDLSSNMLDGNIPAELTNLNSLEVLNLSNNHLEGSIPQGKQFDTFSNDSYEGNMGLCGLPLSIQCNNNVPLQQSPSSEAEDKFGFSWKPVAIGYACGMVLGIGLGYCVFSIGKPQWLVILFGGKRIKRRSRGNRRRARTTLFQLFVVM, from the coding sequence ATGTCACACCTTTCCAAATTACAATCACTTGATCTCTCTTCGAAATATGGTTTAATGTGGCAAGAAACTACTTGGAAGAGGTTCTTGCAAAACACAACATGTTTAAGAGAGATTGTATTGGATGAGACAGATATGTCTTCAATTGGTCCAACACCAAACCCTTTGTCTTTGATTGCCAACTTGTCTTCCACTTTGGTTACTCTTAGTCTTGTTGATACTCAAATAAAGGGTTCTTTGACAAATGACATACTTTGTTTACCCAATCTTCAACACCTCTTTCTAAAAGGGAATGAATTGTCAGTCCATCTTTCCGAGTTGAGTTGTACCACTTCTCTTAGTATCATGGATCTTTCAGAATGTGGTATCCAAGGGCCTATCTCTTCATCATTCTCTAATCTAACACGCCTCACTTCCTTGAATTTAATGGGAAATCAACTCAACGGTTCAATCCCGTCATCACTTTTAAACCTTCACCATCTCACTCACTTGGACCTTTCATGGAATGCATTCACTGGTTCGTTCCCATCATTTCTTTCAAACCATCATCATCTTGTTTACTTGGATCTTTCAGAGAATGATCTTAGTGGTCAAATTCCAAATGTGTTTGATAGGCTAACCAATTTGCAATTCCTTCGCCTTTCGGATAATAACTTCCAAAGGAAGTTGCCATCCTCATTATTTGCCTTAACTCAACTCTCTTCCTTTGATTGTTCTCATAATCAAATTGAGGGACCACTACCTGACAAAGTAGCCTTTTTAAATCTCACTGACTTAATCCTAAGTGACAACTTATTAAATGGGACAATTCCTCAATGGGCCTTATCCCTCAAGTCTTTGAGATACTTAGATCTATCAAATAACACATTCAAAGGGCACATAAGTGAAATTACATCTTATTCCTTGGAGCTTTTAGACTTGTGCAACAATGAGCTCCATGGAAACTTTCCAGAATCGATTTTCCATCTTGTCAACCTTACTCATTTGTGCTTGTCTTCAGATAACTGGAGCAGTATTGTCCACTTCCCACTTTTCTCTAAGCTTCAAAACTTGGagtatctttatctttcagGTTGTAGTTCATTATTGCTAAAATTTGAAACAAGTGTTAATCACACTTTCTCCAATTTGTGGGCACTGCAGTTGCTTTCTAGCAATATTACTGGTTGGTCGGAATTCTCAGGAAATTTTCCAAATTTACATTATCTTGAATTGTCCAGCAATAGTCTTCAGGGAAAAGTGCCAGAATGGATACATGGTATGGATTCATTAATTTATTTGAATCTCTCACACAACAATGTTACATTGATGGACCATTTCCCATGGTATCAACTTGAATACCTTGATCTTAGTTTCAACTCCATGGCTGATGAcatttcttccttcttttgtAATGCAACCTTTCTTGAAATTATCAACTTGTCCCACAACAAATTCACAGGAACATTTCCACGGTGCCTTGCCAATAGTTCATCTCTTGGAGATTTGGATCTACAAATGAACAAACTTCATGGAATTTTGCCAGATACCTTTCAGCAGCTTGATGGCCTGAATCTCAATGGCAACCAGTTCGAAGGTCTATTGCCGAAATCATTGTCCAAATGCTCAAAACTTGTGGATTTGGATCTCGGTAACAATCAATTTGAGGACACATTTCCCAATTGGCTTCAGAATATATCAAAATTGGAAATACTGGTCTTACGAGGCAATAAGTTGTACGGTCACATTGTAAATTTGAAATCTGAAAACATATTTCCAAATCTGATTATTTTTGACATATCAAGCAATAACTTTAGCGGCTCATTACCAAAAGCATACATACAAAATTTTCGAGCCATGAAGATTGTTGATGATGTGCAAAGCCCTTTCTCTTATATTAATACAGATTGGATTAGGAGTGGCGACAAAGATGAAGCATATGACATTTCTATGGTTGCAACAATTAAAAGAGTCAGTCTTACTTTTACGAAAATTCCAAATGCCTTTGCAATGATCGATTTGTCAGAAAACAAATTTGAAGGAGAGATTCCAGATGTTATTGGAGAGCTTCATAGACTCAAAAGCCTCAACCTTTCATATAACAACCTCATTGGTCCTATTCCCCCCTCTTTGGGAAATTTGACAAATCTTGAATCATTGGACCTCTCCTCAAATATGCTTGATGGGAATATTCCTGCTGAATTGACCAATTTGAACTCTCTTGAAGTACTTAATCTTTCCAACAACCATCTTGAAGGATCAATACCTCAAGGAAAACAGTTTGATACATTTTCAAATGATTCTTATGAGGGAAACATGGGGTTGTGTGGATTGCCATTGTCAATTCAATGCAACAACAATGTCCCTTTGCAACAATCTCCATCTTCTGAGGCTGAAGACAAATTTGGATTTAGTTGGAAACCAGTGGCAATAGGATATGCATGTGGAATGGTGCTTGGAATAGGATTGGGATATTGTGTTTTCTCAATTGGAAAGCCTCAATGGCtagtcatcctctttggaggtaAAAGGATCAAAAGGAGAAGCCGTGGAAATCGCCGGCGTGCAAGAACAACTCTGTTTCAGCTTTTTGTTGTAATGTAA
- the LOC130941867 gene encoding receptor-like protein 34, whose translation MGSLLLLQFQIILCLHMFFTSFSSSSSLSPPLCHPDQNSALLQLKNSLKVDGWENGTDCCSWPGVTCESTSGHVIGLDLSCHGLEGKINSTSSLFHLTHLQKINLSRNSFYGPLLPSQFGGFVNLTLLNLSWCSFEGDIPSEISYLSKLVSLDLSGNLNLKWTEITWKRLLQNATALREIFLDYTDMSSISPSSLSLITKWSFSSVTLGLSNTNITGYLTSDILCLPNLKELHLYGNTYLQVHVSRLNCNASVSILDLSFCEFQGSMIPSSFSNLTYLSSLTLFLCGLNDSIPSSLSNLQHLTHLDLSSNSIVGSIPSSFSNLQHLTYLDLSNNNLTGAVPASFSKLELLTHLDLSSNELNGSIPSSLWKLQDLVVLDLSYNELSGQLPDIFGGLNKLQTLNLGNNKIQGKLPFSLFTLTQLSILDLSSNKFEGPLPNQIAGFSNLTELYLDGNLLNGTIPSWCLSLPLLKHLNLSSNQFTGNLSEISSYSLLYLNLCGNKIHGDIPKSIFDLVNLTELCLSSDNHGGFVNFPLFSKLQNLRSLTLSGYESISLKPDVNANYTFPNLKMLHLFSNTILDFPKFSGKFPRLLILDLSNNNLQGKVPKWIHDLDSLYHLNLSTNLLTSIEKFSWHGLQYLDLSSNSMTNEISSILCNISSLEVVDLSNNYFTGTIPQCLSNLSYLEVLDLRMNKLYGTLPDTFSMNSNLKTLNLYGNQVEGQLPKSLSNCTELEVLILGNNRIEDTFPYWLQNLTSLKVLVLRGNKFYGPVGNNLTTKHPFPSLIIFDASGNNFSGLLPKDFIENFQAMKNVVHAEVGSVLSYMNSRFYSAISYETQPEYANSLIATVKGVSRAYTKIPTIFAYIDLSENKFEGEIPNVIGEVHALIALNLSHNKLIGSIPQSMGYLTQLESLDLSSNMLTGRIPNELTNLNFLGFLNLSSNHLVGLIPRGKQFDTFREDSYQGNMGLCGFPLSIQCNKILEEEPLSSPTNQAEEKFGFGWEAVAIGYGCGTVFGIGLGCCVFSIGKPQWLVTIFGGDPNKGMKRKRGTRSHGNRTRTN comes from the coding sequence ATGGGGTCTCTTTTGTTGCTGCAATTTCAAATCATTTTGTGTCTACATATGTTCTTCACTTCTTTCTCTTCATCTTCGTCTTTGTCTCCGCCTTTATGCCATCCTGACCAAAACTCTGccttgcttcaactcaagaacTCGCTAAAGGTTGATGGATGGGAAAATGGAACAGATTGCTGTTCGTGGCCTGGTGTCACATGTGAATCCACGTCCGGTCACGTGATTGGTCTCGACCTCAGCTGTCATGGGCTTGAAGGTAAAATCAATTCTACAAGTAGTCTCTTCCATCTTACTCATCTCCAAAAGATCAACCTTTCTCGCAATAGTTTCTATGGTCCTCTATTACCATCTCAGTTTGGCGGGTTTGTGAATCTTACACTCTTGAACTTGTCTTGGTGTTCTTTTGAAGGTGATATTCCTTCTGAAATCTCATATCTTTCCAAATTAGTCTCATTAGATCTCTCAGGTAACTTAAATCTAAAGTGGACAGAAATCACTTGGAAGAGGCTGCTGCAAAATGCAACAGCTTTAAGAGAGATCTTTCTAGATTATACAGATATGTCATCAATTAGTCCAAGTTCTTTGTCTTTAATCACCAAGTGGTCTTTCTCTTCAGTTACTCTTGGCCTTAGTAACACAAATATAACGGGGTATTTGACAAGTGATATTCTTTGTTTGCCCAATCTAAAAGAGCTGCATCTATATGGAAACACATACCTTCAAGTCCATGTTTCTAGATTGAATTGCAATGCTTCTGTTAGTATTTTGGATCTTTCATTTTGTGAGTTCCAAGGATCAATGATCCCTTCATCTTTCTCTAATCTCACATATCTCTCTTCTTTGACTTTGTTTTTATGTGGCCTTAATGATTCAATTCCCTCTTCACTTTCAAACCTTCAACATCTCACTCACTTGGACCTTTCATCTAATAGTATCGTCGGCTCGATCCCATCCTCATTTTCAAACCTTCAACATCTCACTTACTTGGATCTTTCAAACAATAATCTAACTGGTGCAGTCCCAGCATCTTTCTCAAAGCTAGAGCTTCTCACTCATTTAGACCTTTCATCCAATGAACTCAATGGTTCAATCCCTTCATCTCTTTGGAAGCTTCAAGATCTTGTTGTCTTGGATCTTTCTTACAATGAACTAAGTGGTCAACTTCCAGATATATTTGGTGGGCTAAACAAACTGCAAACTCTTAATCTTGGGAACAACAAAATACAGGGAAAGTTGCCATTCTCATTGTTTACATTGACTCAACTTTCTATCTTGGATCTTTCTTCTAATAAATTTGAAGGGCCCTTACCTAATCAAATAGCAGGTTTTTCAAATCTGACTGAATTATATCTGGATGGCAACTTGTTAAATGGGACAATTCCTTCTTGGTGTTTATCTTTGCCGCTTTTGAAACATTTAAACCTTTCAAGTAACCAATTCACAGGAAATCTAAGTGAAATCTCATCTTATTCCTTGCTGTACTTAAATTTATGCGGCAACAAAATTCATGGAGATATTCCAAAGTCGATTTTCGACCTTGTGAACCTCACTGAATTGTGTTTGTCATCAGATAACCATGGTGGTTTTGTCAATTTTCCACTCTTCTCCAAACTTCAGAACTTGAGGTCTCTTACTCTTTCAGGCTATGAATCAATATCACTAAAACCTGATGTCAATGCCAATTATACTTTCCCCAATTTGAAAATGTTGCACTTATTTTCCAACACCATACTTGACTTTCCAAAGTTCTCAGGAAAATTTCCGAGGTTGCTCATACTTGATTTATCCAATAACAATCTCCAAGGTAAAGTGCCTAAATGGATACATGATTTGGATTCTTTATATCATTTGAACCTCTCAACAAACCTATTGACATCAATAGAAAAATTCTCATGGCATGGCCTGCAATACCTTGATCTTAGTTCTAACTCGATGACCAATGAAATTTCATCCATCTTATGCAATATAAGTTCTCTTGAGGTTGTGGACTTGTCCAACAACTATTTCACAGGAACAATTCCACAATGCCTTTCCAACTTATCATATCTTGAAGTTTTGGATCTACGGATGAACAAACTCTATGGCACTTTGCCAGATACGTTTTCCATGAACAGCAACCTCAAAACTTTGAATCTGTATGGAAATCAAGTAGAAGGCCAATTGCCTAAATCTTTGTCCAACTGCACAGAGCTGGAGGTTTTGATTCTTGGCAACAATCGAATAGAGGATACCTTTCCCTATTGGCTTCAGAATTTGACATCTTTGAAAGTGTTGGTCTTAAGAGGCAATAAGTTTTATGGTCCTGTTGGTAATAACTTGACAACCAAGCATCCATTTCCAAGTTTAATTATCTTTGATGCATCAGGCAACAATTTTAGTGGCCTGTTGCCAAAAGACTTCATTGAGAATTTCCAAGCCATGAAGAATGTTGTTCATGCTGAAGTGGGAAGTGTTTTGAGTTACATGAATAGTCGCTTTTACTCTGCAATAAGTTATGAAACTCAACCAGAGTATGCTAACTCATTGATAGCAACAGTTAAAGGGGTCAGCAGAGCTTACACAAAAATTCCAACCATCTTTGCATATATTGATTTGTCAGAGAACAAATTTGAAGGAGAGATTCCAAATGTTATTGGAGAGGTTCATGCACTCATAGCACTCAACCTTTCCCATAACAAACTCATTGGTTCTATTCCTCAATCCATGGGATATTTGACACAACTTGAATCATTGGACCTCTCATCGAATATGCTCACAGGTCGAATCCCAAATGAATTGACCAATCTAAACTTTCTTGGATTCTTGAATCTTTCCAGCAACCATCTTGTAGGACTAATACCTCGAGGAAAACAGTTTGATACGTTTCGAGAGGATTCCTACCAAGGGAACATGGGGTTATGTGGATTTCCATTGTCAATACAATGCAACAAGATCCTTGAAGAAGAACCTTTATCCTCTCCAACCAATCAAGCTGAAGAGAAATTTGGATTTGGTTGGGAGGCAGTGGCAATAGGATATGGATGTGGAACTGTGTTTGGAATAGGATTGGGATGCTGTGTTTTCTCAATTGGAAAGCCTCAATGGCTTGTCACAATCTTTGGAGGTGATCCAAACAAAGGTATGAAAAGGAAGAGAGGAACAAGGTCTCATGGAAACCGTACAAGAACAAATTAA